A segment of the Ochotona princeps isolate mOchPri1 chromosome 16, mOchPri1.hap1, whole genome shotgun sequence genome:
TGTATAGTAATGAttattctttgcttttattttcctcaTGGTGTGGGGTCTGATTAGTTATGACAAAAGCCAtctgatattttattttacttatttttaaaaatatgtatttatttatttttatggaaaggcagatttacagagaggggaaacagagagagaaatcttctgtccactggtttactcaccaagtggctacagtggctggagctgatctgatccgaagccaggagcttcttccgggccttccctgtgggtgcacggtcccaaggactgggccatccttcactgctttcccaggccacaagtaaggagctagactggaagtggagcagctagggcacaaaactgtccatatgagatgctggcgccacagggtgGGGGATTAGCCCGTTGAGCCGTGGTGCTGACGCCTGTTTTATTTATCTGGAGTGTGGAGACAGAGCCCTCTAcccactgcttcatgtcccagatgcccaAGAGccgctagggttgggccaggccacagttgGCAGTCAGGAACATGGTTGGTGGGGACCCAACCCCTGAGTGCTTACCACCGCCTGCCCtggtgcgcatcagcaggaagctggcatccagGTTCAGCCAGGACTTAGAGCCTGACGCTCCGCGGTGGTCAGGCAACCCAAGTGCCATGTCCTGGTTATttgtaaagattgatttatttgaaagagacaaagatttcctatccactggttgaaatggccacaacagcctagacaagtccaggcagaagccaggagcctgggtactatggggtctcctatgtggatgtcaggggcccaggcacttgggccatcctgccctgctttttcaggtgcgttagggagttggattggatgtGCCAGCCTCCAAAGGGGCATCCTAATTGCTGTCCCAGCTGCATGCCCCAGGAAACGGCATTTTACCCGTAGGAAATCAAATCTGCATCAGTGAGACAGATcacatctgctggtcactcccacTTGTCCACGGTGACAGGTGAGGAGGGGGCGTGGGTGGGGGCCGGAGCCAGCTGTCGGAGGCCGTGGGGACTCAGCCAGGGTGTGCTCCAGCTGCCTCGTGTTACAGGATCAGGTGTACACCCACCTCCTCACTTTTCACTGGCGGGAGATGTTCCGACTCTGTGCTACATCAGTGTGATCACTGTCGGGCAGCTCCGGAGCCCTGTGGCTTGGACAGTGTGTGGCCTCACCCTGGGCATGCAGCAGCCACTCCGCCGGTGATTTCTTCCGTTTTCTGCTGtgtttctgttgtgtgtgtggctggcttATAATCTGGACAACACATTCAAATGTTGATTCAACAGTGTTTTCCTTATTTCATGGGCCTTTTCACACAGTAGCGCAGTTGGGGTGTGTGCCATTTCCTATGGCTTAGTTTCACTTTGTTCTATAAAACTTGCTTTAGCTCATATTACATTCCAGGGGAGTGAGTGGGAAGGAACCCACTCCTTAGTTTGCTGCTATTGTTAGGTGTTTTCTTAGTTTTGGGgatgcccccccccccattgCTCATGGGTTTGAAGACGGGCCACTGCCCAGAAGGTTTGTATTTCTCTTGATTGGCTTGCCCCAGCTTCCTCATGCGTGCACTGTGTCCCTGTGTCTGAACAGCGCAACTCCATGGAATTTAGGCCCGTCTGCTGGTGCGCCCTCCCCTGTCAGCTCCCGTTGGGGTCAGCACTGCGGCTCCCTGTGTGGTGGCCCTGTCTGAGCCAGTGTGGAGTGCAGCGCCCTGGAGCGTGTCCTCGGCCCGGGCCTGCCCCGCGTCTGCCTCTGAGGGGCTCTTTCTCACTGCAGGCACACGTGCATCTGCCTCACCCGGACACCTTAGCCTGTGTCGCAGGGAGTGCTGAGAGCCAGAGGCAGTGCTTGGCGAGTTCTCAGAGGTTGTCAGACCTGGGGGGGTGAGGCAGGAATGCAGGTGTCTGAGTCAAGGTAGTGACACAGAGGAGAACTCAGCCTGTTGCATGTAGGAACGCCATTTCTTCTGGTTTGGgaattctctcttctctgctaACGGTTGTGAAAGCTGACTTTGGTCTCAAGTGAATTGTGAGCGCCTTGAGGCCAAGCCTTGCTCGTTCGCGCTCTCTCTGGTGTCTGTGGCTTCTCGGTGGGTAATAGTCCTGTGTATTTGCTGATTGTGGATGAAGCAGAGACCCGTGTGCCTCTTGGCAGTGCCCCTTGTTACGTGGCAGCATTTCTGGGGCGCAGAGCACATGCTGTTTCCCTCTGTGCGGTGTCTGGATTTCAGGGGAAACTTGTCCTCCTTGGAGGACAATAACTGTTAACTTGATATGCTAAACAATGAGATGGTGAATTGATGGTGAATTTATGAGCTGCTTGCTTTTGAAGTCACTCTTGAGTGCCAAGGGGCTAACATTCCACGTCCTCCGAGGTCTTTCTTTACTCACATGAAGTATGAAGCAAAGaacctctctgtcttcttcctccCTGTAGGTTGCCATGGCGGCCGTTGACAGCTTCTACCTCCTGTACAGGGAAATTGCCAGGTCTTGTAACTGCTATATGGAAGCCCTAGCCCTGGTTGGAGCCTGGTACACGGCCAGGAAGAGCATCACCGTCATCTGTGACTTCTACAGCCTGATCCGGCTGCATTTCATCCCCCGACTGGGGAGCAGAGCAGACCTCATCAAGCAGTATGGAAGATGGGCTGTCGTCAGCGGTAATGTAATTTAAAATCAGAATGATCTTTCTCTTGAAGTGGTGTTTTCAGTTGAGTGCCCTGTCCAAGGAGCTGGTGGATTTAGTCGGGTGGTGCTTCCTGAAGCGTGCTGTTGGAGGTGGTGTCCGTAAGCCTTGCTACCCTCTGCTGAGGAAGcacccacctgctgctgtctatcctgactccagctgctgctgaTCCCAGGACACTCCAGCTGCTTTCCTACCCCCTTCCTGGCCTTTTCCAAAATTATTCTTAGAAACTGTCACCATGTTCAGAAATGcctcacctttttttaaaaaaggatttatttatttttcttggacaggcagagagaaggagaaacagagagaatgatcttccatccactggttcactccccaaatggctacagtcgccagagctgagccaatccaaagccagaagtcaggagcctcttctcacATCTTTGttgtggctgcagggttccagagctttgggccatcctctgctgctttcccaggccagaagcagggagctggaaaggaagtggagtagccaggacacaaactggtgcctgtacgGGAGCTGGTGGTTGCAGGTGAAAGATCAGCCATTTGAACTTTTGCACTGCCCTTgaacttcattttaatttattcttcttcttcaaaAAAGCACCTCTTGGCACTCATTGAAGCCAGATAGGTGTTTGAAGACACCTTCTTGTTGTGTCTCATAATCAATTTGGTCACTGGAAAATGACCCCCCGACCTTGTGTGTTGTTCACTGTTTGAGTGCCCCTGACGGAGCCCCGCAAGGAGTGTCTTGTAAACCTGACAGCAGGTACTTACGGTTCCATGTAGAGGTgaccctgtgggaccaatgcgcTCCCTTTCCTGGCTGGCCTTGCAGGTGCAACAGACGGCATTGGGAAAGCCTATGCCGAAGAGCTGGCGAGCCGCGGACTCAACATCATCCTCATTAGCCGCTGCGAGGAGAAGCTGCAGGCTGTGGCTAAAGACATAGCCGACACCTACAAGGTGGAGACCGATGTGATAGTCGCCGACTTCAGCAGCGGCCGAGAGATCTATGCGCCCATTCGTGAAGCCCTAAAAGACAAAGATATTGGCATTTTGGTAAACAATGTGGGTGTGTCCTATCCCTACCCCCAGTATTTCACGCAGGTCTCAGAGGACAAGCTCTGGGACATCATAAACGTGAACATTGCTGCCGCGAGCTTGATGGTCCGCATAGTGCTGCCGGGGAtggtggagaggaagaaaggcGCCATTGTCACCATCTCGTCTGGCTCCTGCTGCAAacccactccccagctggctgcgtATTCTGCTTCAAAGG
Coding sequences within it:
- the HSDL1 gene encoding inactive hydroxysteroid dehydrogenase-like protein 1, encoding MAAVDSFYLLYREIARSCNCYMEALALVGAWYTARKSITVICDFYSLIRLHFIPRLGSRADLIKQYGRWAVVSGATDGIGKAYAEELASRGLNIILISRCEEKLQAVAKDIADTYKVETDVIVADFSSGREIYAPIREALKDKDIGILVNNVGVSYPYPQYFTQVSEDKLWDIINVNIAAASLMVRIVLPGMVERKKGAIVTISSGSCCKPTPQLAAYSASKAYLDHLSRALQYEYASKGIFVQSLIPFSVATNMAAPSSFLHKCPWLVPSPKVYAHHAVSTLGISKRTTGYWSHSVQFLFAQYMPEWLWVWGANLLNRSLRKEALSCRA